The following are encoded together in the Arcticibacterium luteifluviistationis genome:
- a CDS encoding nucleotidyltransferase family protein, whose product MINTDYSIFDKGGHFPTESHEYLLKAALFPRDEALVFFQKWLVKEKLDNLNPEEPGFLTRFLDPLDPACHRLLPLLVDNLGIQNHTYLKKLKGHQKNVWVKNQRIFLSVKELIKALNEYKIDHIVFKGISLSTHYYDRIEHRPMNDGDLLIPMKDKERVLELIANSKLGVDFNEADMQILDFVHATHLEGKGRMDIDLHWHVFSEYSQVSKSCDFIWEKSSEFDWDEIKTKKLNITHEFFVALVHGRDFDPVPPIRWVADCLMILRKDLDAVDWNEFIRLSKAFCYLPFIKKAIPYLEERFDAQIPQEVLTELEGLTPTRDETSYYKSISSNIREKGTLAMIYFGTKRRFIYYRMFLKERWPNVWVYLFNWYLTRWKREQKRIV is encoded by the coding sequence ATGATTAATACGGATTATTCTATTTTTGATAAAGGAGGACATTTTCCTACCGAGTCGCATGAGTATCTTTTAAAAGCAGCTCTTTTCCCAAGGGATGAAGCCCTTGTTTTTTTTCAGAAATGGCTAGTCAAGGAGAAATTAGATAATTTAAATCCAGAAGAACCAGGTTTCCTTACTCGGTTTTTAGATCCACTAGATCCTGCATGCCATCGGTTACTTCCTCTATTGGTTGATAATTTAGGAATTCAAAATCATACATATCTTAAAAAGCTAAAAGGGCACCAAAAGAATGTATGGGTTAAAAATCAGCGGATTTTCTTATCTGTAAAGGAATTAATAAAAGCACTGAATGAGTATAAGATAGATCATATTGTTTTTAAAGGAATAAGCCTGTCAACCCATTACTATGATCGTATTGAGCATAGACCGATGAACGATGGAGACTTACTAATTCCGATGAAGGATAAAGAACGGGTTCTTGAACTGATAGCGAACTCTAAATTGGGTGTTGATTTTAATGAAGCGGATATGCAAATATTGGACTTTGTACACGCCACTCATTTAGAAGGCAAAGGGAGAATGGATATAGACCTTCATTGGCATGTATTTAGCGAATATTCACAAGTAAGTAAGTCTTGTGATTTTATATGGGAGAAATCATCCGAATTTGACTGGGATGAAATAAAGACAAAAAAGTTAAATATAACCCATGAGTTTTTTGTAGCCTTAGTTCATGGTAGGGATTTTGACCCGGTACCTCCTATAAGGTGGGTGGCTGATTGTCTTATGATTTTAAGAAAAGATTTAGATGCTGTTGATTGGAATGAATTTATAAGATTAAGTAAGGCGTTTTGTTATTTACCATTCATAAAAAAAGCTATCCCGTATCTAGAAGAGCGTTTTGACGCTCAAATTCCTCAAGAAGTTTTAACTGAATTGGAAGGGCTGACACCCACACGGGATGAAACGTCTTATTATAAATCAATATCGTCTAATATTAGAGAAAAGGGCACTTTGGCGATGATTTACTTTGGAACTAAACGTAGGTTTATTTATTACCGAATGTTCTTAAAAGAAAGGTGGCCTAATGTATGGGTCTATTTATTCAATTGGTATCTTACAAGGTGGAAAAGAGAACAAAAAAGAATAGTTTAA
- a CDS encoding glycosyltransferase family 2 protein — protein MLLSVIIPVYNSPLYIEEALKSVIKNIPLESEILVIDDGSTDQTPEVLKNFDYNISILFKENGGPSSARNWGIKHSKGKYISFLDADDIWPNDKISRQLNHLESNPESDLIWGRTLPFGINIQEEKPVFSAYLGAGLFRKSAFDKVGNFDEQLLFGEDIDWYLRAKEARLLLNIENEIGLHYRLHQNNSTNNISLRNTYTIKLLKKKLDRRNATN, from the coding sequence ATGCTTCTTAGTGTAATTATACCGGTTTATAACTCTCCCTTATACATTGAAGAGGCTCTTAAAAGTGTTATTAAGAATATCCCACTAGAATCGGAAATTTTAGTGATAGATGATGGCTCCACAGACCAAACTCCTGAGGTCCTAAAGAATTTTGATTATAACATTTCTATTCTCTTTAAAGAAAACGGTGGCCCTTCGTCCGCTAGAAATTGGGGAATTAAACACTCTAAAGGAAAATACATCAGCTTCTTAGATGCAGACGACATCTGGCCTAATGATAAAATTTCAAGACAACTAAATCATCTTGAGAGTAATCCAGAAAGTGACTTAATATGGGGGAGAACCCTACCTTTTGGTATAAATATTCAAGAGGAGAAGCCCGTTTTTAGTGCTTATTTGGGTGCTGGCTTGTTTAGAAAATCCGCCTTTGATAAAGTGGGGAACTTTGATGAACAACTATTATTTGGAGAAGATATAGATTGGTATTTAAGAGCCAAAGAGGCTCGTCTTCTACTAAACATTGAAAACGAAATTGGCTTACATTATAGACTTCATCAAAACAACTCCACAAATAACATATCGCTTAGAAATACATATACTATTAAACTCTTAAAAAAGAAACTAGACCGAAGAAATGCTACCAATTAG
- a CDS encoding SGNH/GDSL hydrolase family protein — MILSIKTQENIAGLLLGSVLLLITFLKVHWFLTSYDWVTSLYPLSIILGFFLVFFFGAKLVRIKGLYGFITLIVIEIFLYTILHISSQNQQKVFTKLPWQNIFYNGTANIMQYDPKLSEFDEALGYRYKRSVASTFSNLEFDTKITTNSLGLRDDEKSLNKPRIIALGDSYTTGWGVEDNERFSEILEEKSGLKVLNAGISSFGTVREGLLLNELDLDSCKMVIIQYCMNDYLENKTWLDELKNGKTFKPSFNKEKYNLRVKTNVALSSYTPFKYIHRYTLTILRRLFSKNFTLPKVTNSDIPEHVSLFIQGLKQIRNNYKNNILVISLSNSYNRLDPAFTNELNLQLEISGLSGIDILETSHLFKKNDIFYLDTHLNANGHAKLAEHLFKYLKDNPLK, encoded by the coding sequence ATGATACTATCAATTAAAACACAAGAAAATATCGCTGGTCTACTCCTTGGTTCAGTGCTGTTATTAATAACCTTTCTTAAGGTTCATTGGTTTCTAACGTCTTACGATTGGGTTACTTCCCTCTACCCACTTTCCATAATACTTGGTTTTTTCTTAGTTTTCTTTTTTGGTGCGAAACTGGTCAGAATTAAAGGTCTTTATGGATTTATTACTCTAATTGTAATTGAAATATTTCTTTATACAATTCTCCATATTTCATCCCAAAACCAGCAAAAAGTATTTACAAAACTTCCTTGGCAAAACATTTTTTATAACGGGACAGCGAATATAATGCAATACGACCCTAAGCTTAGTGAGTTTGACGAAGCCCTAGGATATAGATACAAAAGGTCTGTTGCAAGCACCTTTTCTAACTTAGAGTTTGACACAAAAATCACAACCAATAGTTTAGGTTTACGAGATGATGAAAAATCTTTAAATAAGCCTAGAATCATTGCCTTAGGAGATTCTTATACTACCGGCTGGGGAGTGGAAGATAATGAAAGGTTTTCCGAAATCCTTGAAGAAAAATCGGGTTTAAAAGTACTAAATGCTGGCATATCGTCCTTTGGAACTGTTAGAGAAGGACTACTTCTTAATGAACTCGATCTTGACTCTTGTAAAATGGTTATTATTCAATATTGCATGAATGATTACCTTGAAAATAAAACATGGCTTGATGAACTCAAAAATGGCAAAACATTTAAACCTTCCTTTAACAAAGAGAAATATAACCTTAGAGTTAAAACTAATGTAGCACTAAGTAGCTATACCCCATTTAAATATATTCACCGCTACACTTTGACCATTTTAAGAAGACTTTTCTCTAAGAATTTCACACTACCAAAAGTTACAAATAGTGATATACCCGAACACGTCAGTTTGTTCATCCAAGGTTTAAAACAAATAAGAAATAATTATAAAAATAACATTTTAGTAATCAGCCTTTCAAATAGTTACAACAGACTAGATCCTGCCTTTACAAATGAACTCAATCTTCAATTAGAGATTTCTGGTCTTTCAGGTATTGATATTCTTGAAACTTCTCACCTTTTTAAAAAAAATGACATTTTCTATCTAGACACTCACCTAAATGCTAATGGTCATGCAAAGCTTGCCGAACATTTATTTAAGTACTTAAAAGATAATCCATTAAAATAG
- a CDS encoding PqqD family protein, whose amino-acid sequence MNKNYTIAKSGIAFEQFTDEFVVVNLPEGHYYSLRGTAFFMFQFLTKGSNASSISSALAKHFDISEQDALKESEQFIDALLAHKLLLETEEEVVFNIPSPEVKSPFLKPEIETFDDMKELLILDPVHDVDPQEGWPLKK is encoded by the coding sequence ATGAACAAAAATTATACTATAGCCAAATCGGGAATTGCTTTCGAACAATTTACTGATGAATTCGTAGTAGTTAACCTTCCTGAAGGACATTATTATAGCCTAAGAGGTACTGCTTTTTTTATGTTCCAGTTTCTTACCAAAGGCTCTAATGCCTCCAGTATATCTTCAGCACTAGCTAAACACTTTGATATTAGTGAACAAGACGCTTTAAAAGAAAGTGAACAATTTATTGATGCACTTCTTGCTCACAAATTACTTCTAGAAACGGAAGAAGAAGTTGTGTTTAATATTCCCTCTCCCGAAGTTAAAAGTCCATTTTTGAAACCAGAAATTGAAACTTTTGATGACATGAAAGAACTACTCATTTTAGATCCAGTTCATGATGTAGACCCTCAAGAAGGATGGCCTTTAAAAAAATAA
- a CDS encoding histone deacetylase family protein: MLKIAYSPIYIYELPDGHRFPMEKYELIPAQLLHEGTVSQENFFHPTALNDEEILLTHTAEYLDKLKTQNLSRKEIRAIGFPMSSKLIERGRYIANGTLQCARYAIKHGVAMNIAGGTHHSFADHGEGFCIYNDIAIASNILLKEGVFNKILIVDLDVHQGNGTAKIFENEPRVFTFSLHGAKNYPLRKDQSDLDIGLEDNTTDELYLSTLKDTLPKLIEQVKPQIVFYLSGVDILETDKLGRLSVSIEGCKERDRFVLQTCRDLNLPLCISMGGGYSPAIRHIIEAHANTFRLANDIFF; this comes from the coding sequence ATGCTAAAGATAGCCTACTCGCCTATTTACATCTATGAACTGCCAGACGGTCATCGTTTTCCTATGGAAAAATATGAGCTCATTCCAGCTCAGCTTCTACATGAAGGCACTGTTAGTCAAGAAAACTTTTTTCACCCAACAGCACTTAATGACGAGGAGATACTATTAACGCATACCGCCGAATACCTTGACAAGCTCAAGACTCAAAATCTTTCAAGAAAAGAGATAAGAGCTATAGGTTTCCCTATGTCTTCTAAACTCATTGAAAGAGGAAGGTATATTGCAAATGGAACCCTTCAATGTGCCAGATACGCCATAAAACATGGCGTGGCTATGAATATAGCTGGAGGAACCCACCACAGTTTCGCTGACCATGGCGAAGGATTTTGCATTTATAATGATATTGCGATAGCGTCAAACATCCTTCTCAAAGAAGGGGTTTTCAATAAAATACTGATTGTAGACTTAGACGTGCATCAAGGAAATGGTACAGCTAAAATATTCGAAAACGAACCGCGAGTGTTTACTTTCAGTTTGCATGGAGCCAAAAATTATCCACTCAGAAAGGATCAAAGTGATTTAGACATTGGCCTTGAAGACAATACCACAGACGAACTTTACCTCAGTACGCTTAAAGACACTTTACCTAAACTTATAGAACAAGTAAAACCACAAATAGTCTTCTATCTTTCTGGTGTAGATATACTAGAAACGGATAAATTAGGAAGACTCTCTGTCTCTATAGAAGGCTGCAAAGAAAGGGACCGCTTTGTCTTGCAAACTTGTAGGGATTTGAACTTGCCACTCTGCATCAGCATGGGCGGCGGCTATTCTCCCGCCATAAGGCATATTATAGAAGCTCACGCGAACACTTTCCGACTTGCGAATGATATTTTCTTTTAA
- a CDS encoding glycosyltransferase family 2 protein, producing the protein MAFKKISSPKVSVIIPLFNGEKYIEEAINSVLRQSFRDLELIIVDNGSTDGSRLIADKFEDKIKLFIESKKGVATARNLGIKHAQGEYIAFLDQDDYFLPTAIEQLYDVINQSEHLAVMGKTHYLFETQASRKRWPQINEEGILFSTLLGACVFKKELFEKLGYLLENPEISDDVEWFYRLDQKGIEIQKVDSVTLTYRQHDNNTTSSQEYTQGVILKLLKHTLDQRRKTNAS; encoded by the coding sequence ATGGCCTTTAAAAAAATAAGTTCGCCAAAAGTTTCCGTTATAATCCCTCTTTTTAATGGAGAAAAATATATTGAAGAAGCTATCAACAGTGTGCTTAGGCAGTCTTTTCGAGACTTAGAATTGATTATTGTAGATAATGGCTCTACTGATGGCTCTAGATTAATTGCGGACAAATTTGAGGATAAAATAAAACTTTTTATTGAGTCGAAAAAGGGGGTAGCTACCGCAAGAAATTTAGGAATAAAGCATGCTCAGGGGGAATATATTGCCTTTCTAGACCAAGATGACTACTTCCTACCAACAGCTATTGAACAACTGTACGATGTTATAAACCAGTCCGAACACCTAGCTGTAATGGGCAAAACTCATTACTTGTTCGAAACTCAAGCCTCAAGAAAGCGTTGGCCGCAAATAAATGAAGAAGGAATTCTATTTTCAACACTGCTAGGTGCTTGTGTTTTCAAAAAGGAACTTTTCGAAAAACTCGGATACTTATTAGAAAACCCTGAGATTTCTGATGATGTAGAATGGTTTTATAGACTTGACCAAAAAGGAATAGAAATTCAAAAAGTCGACAGTGTTACCCTAACGTATAGGCAGCACGATAACAATACCACAAGCAGCCAAGAATATACACAGGGAGTAATTCTAAAATTATTAAAACACACACTAGACCAACGAAGAAAAACCAATGCTTCTTAG
- a CDS encoding lipid II flippase family protein translates to MVDSSLFVIGLLTISIHFLSTLSLSVKMVGIETKKMAATYSVYNIIFLFTRFANTLQAPLLSKTVELEIIEQKSPNDFLFTFLIALSFIGAFAGLFAINFTINSISSVVQKAHHQNSITRVFKEIKLERIKSIFSSSLASEKVLDLKKGYDLKGMPISMIGANLAIQAILTVSVLSCLYAGYLNPSLRGTCISLNGFIVGFATVLSILITEPHIGILADKVAFEGMDKNYFKRYLKWVIVARVAGTGLGIFLLIPTAHLVVFLAENLF, encoded by the coding sequence GTGGTAGATAGTAGTCTTTTTGTTATTGGACTTTTAACAATATCTATTCATTTCTTGAGTACTTTGAGCCTTTCAGTAAAAATGGTGGGCATTGAAACCAAGAAAATGGCTGCCACTTATTCTGTTTATAATATTATTTTTCTTTTCACTCGTTTTGCAAATACACTTCAGGCTCCATTATTATCTAAAACTGTGGAGTTAGAAATTATTGAGCAAAAATCCCCAAACGATTTTTTATTTACTTTTCTTATTGCTCTTTCTTTTATTGGGGCATTTGCAGGTCTTTTTGCTATTAATTTTACAATTAATAGTATTTCAAGTGTAGTTCAAAAAGCTCATCATCAAAATTCAATTACTAGAGTATTTAAAGAAATAAAGCTTGAAAGGATAAAGTCAATTTTTAGTTCATCTTTGGCTTCTGAAAAGGTTTTGGATCTCAAGAAGGGTTATGATCTTAAAGGTATGCCAATTAGTATGATTGGGGCTAACCTTGCTATTCAGGCTATTTTGACTGTAAGCGTACTTTCATGTTTATACGCGGGCTATTTAAATCCATCACTCCGAGGAACATGCATTTCCTTAAATGGATTTATTGTAGGTTTTGCTACAGTATTGTCCATATTAATTACAGAACCTCATATCGGAATACTTGCAGACAAAGTAGCGTTTGAAGGAATGGATAAAAACTATTTCAAGAGGTATTTGAAATGGGTCATTGTAGCTAGAGTGGCGGGGACAGGTTTGGGTATATTTCTTTTAATACCTACTGCTCATTTAGTTGTTTTTCTAGCCGAAAATCTATTTTAA
- a CDS encoding PQQ-dependent sugar dehydrogenase: MDRQFTIFKQSTFRIIANNIDTPEQKIAIQNAFPSINFKEPTCLKFSQHTNENILYVSEKSGKLYSINLSSTKLQKRLLIDISKETNTANFNGLLGFEIDVECKRIYLHYNSDKETVQISVFESKSDYRKENKLLTINPVYHSGGTLVLDKEGSLFISIGDSRRIDSDNSAQDLSLLQGKLLKIIPDTLEPEKYHIPKDNPFVKNGNKYREEIYAYGFRNPFRFSIDSNSNEIYLGDVGENEREEINRIHKGANYGWSLYEGNKPFKQKSYTSTLDITQPIYEYKHGLSGFSITCGMKYRGTNFPFLKGSLLYADYVRGAIWTLSFKDPLKVTSKLLINNAGNISSFSSNREGEVYFTDLTTGNIMKLIPDNSK; this comes from the coding sequence TTGGATAGACAATTCACCATTTTTAAGCAATCTACCTTTCGAATAATCGCAAACAATATTGACACACCTGAACAAAAAATAGCTATTCAGAATGCCTTCCCAAGCATTAACTTTAAAGAGCCTACCTGTCTAAAGTTTTCACAACATACAAACGAGAACATTTTGTATGTTTCCGAAAAATCCGGCAAACTTTATAGCATAAACCTAAGTAGCACAAAGCTTCAAAAAAGATTACTCATTGACATTTCAAAAGAAACCAACACTGCCAACTTTAATGGCTTATTAGGTTTTGAAATTGACGTTGAATGCAAAAGAATTTACCTTCACTATAACTCCGATAAAGAAACGGTTCAAATCTCCGTTTTTGAAAGTAAAAGTGACTATAGAAAAGAGAATAAACTTTTAACAATAAACCCTGTATATCATAGCGGAGGTACTTTAGTGCTAGATAAGGAAGGCTCGCTCTTTATTTCAATAGGTGACTCCAGAAGAATTGATAGCGACAATTCTGCTCAAGACCTCTCTCTATTACAAGGCAAGCTTCTCAAAATAATTCCGGACACACTAGAGCCTGAGAAATACCATATTCCAAAAGATAATCCCTTCGTGAAAAACGGTAACAAATACCGAGAAGAGATATATGCGTATGGCTTTAGAAACCCTTTCCGTTTTTCAATTGACTCTAATTCAAATGAGATATACCTAGGTGATGTAGGAGAAAACGAAAGAGAAGAAATAAATAGAATCCATAAAGGTGCTAATTATGGTTGGAGTTTATACGAAGGTAATAAGCCATTTAAGCAAAAATCATACACTTCAACATTAGATATCACTCAGCCAATTTATGAATATAAACATGGACTTTCAGGGTTTTCAATAACCTGCGGAATGAAGTATCGCGGGACTAATTTCCCGTTTTTAAAGGGCTCCTTACTATATGCTGACTATGTCAGAGGAGCTATTTGGACATTATCCTTTAAAGACCCGCTTAAAGTAACTAGCAAATTGCTGATAAATAATGCTGGTAATATTTCTAGTTTTTCTTCCAACCGAGAAGGGGAAGTTTATTTTACTGACCTTACTACGGGAAACATCATGAAACTAATACCAGATAATTCTAAATGA
- a CDS encoding FtsX-like permease family protein has product MLKNNLKLAWRNLTKNKLYTVLNVLGLGSGMAIAILIGLWLQDELSANKYNASYDRVALLQKNRHYNNQISTEASNPVPLGAQLRSLFPDDFDEVVVSSYGGERSLRVADKTITRRGLFMEEGGFEVMGLELLEGSAQRKLPPNAVYISKSASQALFGEESAVGQLVKIDEDVDAEILGVFKDLPQNATYKSISYYGSFEMYENMEEWVKNSHDDWWTNAFPIYVKIAENADFDAVSTKIKTTLVDAYPDVSKPELFLYPMAKWHLYPEFKNGEPVGTGLKNVWLFGIVGVLILLLASINFMNLSTARSAKRSKEIGLRKAIGSFRSQLVYQFFTETFLVVFLALIASLIITALLLPTFNDLSSNALSIPWTNLWFISFIIGFFILTGLLSGSYPALYLSSFDPVKTLKGKVLGKKRESYFRKGLVVLQFGISITLIIGTILVYQQIEFGKNRPMGYDQNNLIYFQKRADDLKGHFDAMRENLIKSGGVLEMCETSGPITDMWNINKGFQWQGKDPELKLEFITLDVTPEFGAVSQWNILEGRDFSREFSTDIEAMILNEAAAAQIGFENPVGQIINWREKDFTVIGVSKNLVMESPFEKVKPTIFTARRRNMPFVSMRMNPDLSVSESISRVETVLRGFSPNGDLNIKFANQVTGLKFKREEQVAKLAAALSIMAIFISFLGIFGLSSFMAEQRSKEIGIRKLLGASVNSVIQLMSKDFMILIGLSCLVAFPLAYFFMKNWLSKYELRADLSLWVFVAVGFAIFIMTMLTVGLRTAKAALVNPVESLKGE; this is encoded by the coding sequence ATGCTAAAAAACAACCTTAAACTCGCCTGGAGAAACCTTACTAAGAACAAGCTTTACACCGTCCTAAATGTATTGGGACTTGGGAGCGGAATGGCCATCGCTATTTTGATAGGGCTTTGGCTGCAAGATGAGTTAAGTGCTAATAAATATAATGCCTCTTATGACCGCGTAGCTTTACTACAGAAAAACAGACATTATAATAATCAAATTTCCACAGAGGCCTCTAATCCCGTTCCTTTGGGTGCTCAGCTAAGAAGTCTTTTTCCTGATGATTTTGACGAGGTGGTGGTTTCTTCTTACGGTGGCGAACGCTCGCTCCGAGTGGCCGACAAGACCATTACCAGAAGAGGTCTTTTTATGGAAGAAGGCGGCTTTGAGGTTATGGGTTTAGAACTATTAGAAGGCTCCGCCCAAAGAAAGCTACCTCCTAATGCCGTCTACATATCAAAATCTGCTAGTCAGGCTTTATTTGGAGAGGAATCTGCCGTAGGTCAATTGGTCAAAATAGATGAAGATGTGGATGCCGAAATTTTAGGCGTTTTTAAAGATTTACCTCAAAACGCCACTTATAAAAGCATTTCCTATTACGGCTCATTTGAAATGTATGAAAATATGGAGGAATGGGTGAAAAACTCACATGACGACTGGTGGACCAATGCTTTTCCTATCTATGTCAAAATTGCAGAAAATGCAGATTTTGATGCCGTATCGACCAAAATTAAAACAACGCTTGTGGATGCTTATCCGGATGTTTCAAAACCTGAATTATTTCTTTATCCGATGGCGAAATGGCACCTCTATCCAGAATTCAAGAATGGAGAACCTGTAGGTACCGGATTGAAAAATGTTTGGTTATTCGGAATTGTTGGTGTTTTGATTTTGCTTTTAGCCAGCATCAATTTTATGAACTTGAGCACCGCTCGCTCCGCAAAACGTTCTAAAGAAATAGGACTTAGAAAAGCCATAGGTTCTTTTAGAAGTCAGCTAGTTTATCAGTTTTTTACAGAGACATTTTTGGTGGTTTTTCTAGCACTTATAGCTTCTTTAATTATCACAGCACTTCTTCTGCCTACTTTTAATGATTTATCATCAAATGCTCTCAGCATACCTTGGACAAACCTTTGGTTTATAAGTTTCATTATAGGTTTCTTTATATTGACAGGGCTGCTTTCTGGAAGCTACCCTGCACTTTATCTTTCGTCTTTTGACCCTGTCAAAACCCTTAAAGGCAAGGTGCTTGGCAAAAAGCGTGAATCCTATTTTAGAAAAGGACTTGTGGTGCTCCAGTTCGGTATTTCTATTACACTAATTATCGGGACCATTTTGGTTTACCAACAGATAGAATTTGGAAAAAACAGACCGATGGGCTACGACCAAAACAATCTGATTTACTTTCAAAAACGTGCTGATGACCTAAAAGGGCATTTTGATGCCATGCGAGAGAATCTGATAAAATCTGGTGGTGTGTTAGAGATGTGTGAAACATCTGGCCCTATTACAGATATGTGGAATATCAACAAAGGTTTTCAATGGCAAGGAAAAGACCCTGAGCTAAAATTGGAGTTTATTACATTGGACGTAACGCCAGAGTTTGGAGCCGTGAGTCAATGGAATATTTTAGAAGGAAGAGACTTCTCTAGAGAGTTCAGTACTGACATAGAAGCTATGATTTTAAATGAAGCCGCTGCCGCTCAAATAGGTTTTGAAAACCCTGTCGGTCAAATTATAAATTGGCGAGAAAAGGACTTTACAGTAATAGGAGTAAGTAAAAACTTGGTGATGGAGTCTCCCTTTGAAAAAGTGAAGCCAACCATCTTTACAGCAAGACGGCGTAACATGCCTTTCGTTTCTATGCGAATGAACCCAGACTTGAGCGTTTCGGAGTCTATCAGCCGAGTAGAAACTGTTTTAAGAGGGTTTAGCCCAAATGGCGATTTGAATATCAAGTTTGCCAATCAAGTAACTGGCCTAAAGTTTAAGAGAGAAGAACAAGTAGCCAAACTAGCTGCTGCACTTTCTATCATGGCTATTTTTATAAGTTTCTTAGGCATTTTCGGTCTTTCATCTTTCATGGCAGAGCAGCGAAGCAAAGAGATTGGCATAAGAAAACTATTGGGGGCATCGGTAAATAGTGTGATACAGTTGATGTCAAAAGACTTCATGATTTTGATAGGTTTAAGTTGTTTGGTAGCCTTTCCGCTAGCCTATTTCTTCATGAAAAACTGGCTATCTAAATACGAACTCCGAGCAGATTTATCTTTATGGGTATTTGTCGCCGTAGGTTTTGCCATTTTTATCATGACCATGCTAACCGTAGGCCTCAGAACGGCTAAAGCGGCTTTGGTAAATCCTGTAGAGAGTTTGAAGGGAGAGTGA
- a CDS encoding 3-keto-disaccharide hydrolase: MKKILLVLALFITNLSFAQKGWTSLFDGKTFDGWHINEDDPSCFSIEDGTIKVAGKRAHMFYEGPVANHNFKDFELKLKAKTMPGSNSGIFIHSAYQATGWPSKGYEIQVNQTHTDWRKTGSLYGIEDVKENFAKDNVWYQYHVIVNGKRIIIKIDGKVAVDYTEPDVLPEGRETKRLSSGTFALQGHDPKSIAFFKDIKVKVLK; this comes from the coding sequence ATGAAAAAAATACTTCTAGTACTTGCTTTATTTATTACCAATCTAAGCTTCGCCCAAAAAGGTTGGACTTCGCTTTTTGATGGAAAAACATTTGATGGCTGGCATATCAATGAAGACGACCCAAGTTGTTTTTCGATTGAAGATGGCACTATTAAAGTAGCAGGAAAAAGAGCACATATGTTTTACGAAGGACCTGTTGCAAATCATAATTTCAAGGATTTTGAACTAAAACTAAAGGCTAAGACTATGCCTGGCTCTAACTCTGGCATTTTTATTCATTCAGCCTATCAAGCTACAGGCTGGCCTTCAAAAGGATATGAAATACAGGTAAATCAAACACATACCGACTGGCGAAAAACGGGCAGTCTTTATGGTATAGAAGACGTAAAAGAGAATTTTGCCAAAGACAATGTTTGGTATCAGTATCACGTGATTGTAAACGGAAAAAGAATCATCATCAAAATAGATGGCAAAGTAGCTGTGGACTATACCGAGCCTGATGTTCTTCCTGAAGGTCGTGAGACTAAAAGACTAAGTTCTGGAACCTTCGCACTTCAAGGCCACGACCCAAAAAGCATTGCCTTCTTTAAAGATATTAAGGTGAAAGTTTTGAAATAG
- a CDS encoding glycosyltransferase family 2 protein, with the protein MLPISVIIPIFNAEKHLRQALDSVLNQSQSASEIIVINDGSTDNTLQILNGYANHLRIINRENKGPAFTVNEGISLSKNDWLCFLDADDLWTNNKLEKQYRFTQENPNTNVFFGMSEQFLSEELSEEQKKRITLIKNPQNGMLRSTMMVHKSIFGQTSFFDTTLVFGEFIDWFTKLKEHGIPYLIQDELFHLRRLHPNSLTSKREHLSDFAKLLKRKLDRERATK; encoded by the coding sequence ATGCTACCAATTAGTGTAATTATCCCTATTTTTAATGCCGAAAAACACCTCCGACAAGCTTTAGATTCAGTATTGAATCAAAGCCAATCAGCATCAGAAATAATAGTAATAAATGATGGGTCAACTGACAATACCCTCCAAATATTAAATGGATATGCTAATCATTTAAGGATAATAAACAGAGAAAATAAAGGCCCGGCCTTTACTGTTAACGAGGGCATTTCTTTATCAAAAAACGACTGGCTCTGCTTTCTTGATGCTGATGATTTATGGACCAATAATAAACTAGAAAAGCAATACAGGTTTACACAGGAGAACCCAAATACAAATGTGTTCTTTGGAATGAGCGAGCAATTTTTGAGCGAGGAGCTTTCAGAAGAACAAAAAAAGAGAATTACACTTATCAAAAATCCTCAAAACGGCATGTTAAGATCAACCATGATGGTTCATAAATCGATATTTGGTCAAACTTCATTCTTTGATACTACACTAGTTTTTGGTGAATTTATAGATTGGTTTACAAAGCTTAAAGAACACGGTATTCCATATTTAATTCAGGATGAATTATTCCACCTTCGCAGGCTTCACCCAAATAGCCTAACTAGTAAAAGGGAGCATTTGTCTGACTTCGCAAAATTGCTCAAGAGAAAACTAGACAGAGAAAGAGCTACAAAATGA